The Myxococcota bacterium genome contains a region encoding:
- a CDS encoding IclR family transcriptional regulator, with the protein MNALTSVEKAVDVLFHLHAAPLPLGVTQLGRDLGLPKSSAHRLLASLVRRGLVQRDDRGRYAPGLGLVALGLGALDREPLVAAARGVLASEAAALGETFFLVAARAGQLVVLDKAEGTGFLRASPQVGATVPVHATATGKLFLAFDPGAVEPDARPERFTARTPADAAALEKQVERARRSGLARSREEWIAGLSVVAAPILVRGRMLGALALGAPTPRLASFSDHAIDARVRRAADEIAARLSGEMRSETDDV; encoded by the coding sequence ATGAACGCCCTGACCAGCGTCGAGAAGGCGGTCGACGTGCTCTTTCACCTCCACGCGGCGCCGCTGCCGTTGGGCGTGACCCAACTCGGCCGCGATCTCGGGCTTCCGAAGTCGAGTGCCCATCGTCTGCTCGCGTCGCTCGTGCGGCGCGGTCTGGTCCAGCGCGACGATCGCGGACGCTATGCGCCGGGGCTCGGGTTGGTGGCCCTCGGGCTCGGTGCCCTCGACCGCGAGCCCCTGGTCGCCGCCGCCCGTGGCGTGTTGGCGTCGGAAGCCGCTGCGCTCGGCGAGACCTTCTTTCTCGTGGCCGCCCGCGCCGGGCAGCTCGTGGTGCTCGACAAGGCCGAGGGCACCGGGTTCCTGCGCGCGTCGCCCCAGGTGGGTGCGACGGTCCCGGTGCACGCGACGGCGACGGGAAAGCTCTTCCTCGCCTTCGACCCGGGCGCCGTCGAGCCCGACGCCCGCCCCGAACGCTTCACGGCGCGCACGCCCGCCGACGCGGCCGCGCTCGAGAAGCAGGTCGAGCGCGCGCGACGCAGTGGCCTGGCGCGCAGCCGCGAAGAGTGGATCGCCGGGTTGTCGGTCGTGGCGGCCCCGATCCTGGTGCGGGGGCGCATGCTCGGCGCGCTGGCGCTCGGCGCGCCGACCCCGCGGCTCGCGTCGTTCTCGGACCACGCGATCGACGCCCGGGTGCGTCGCGCCGCCGACGAGATCGCCGCACGTCTCTCGGGAGAGATGCGATCGGAGACGGACGATGTCTAG